The nucleotide sequence GTTGATGACGAAAGATCAGCGTCCGCGTCTACAGAAGCCGCCGATTTCACAGCAGTATCGCAACGAATCTTCGATTTTGGATTCTTTCGCGAGATTGAGAAGGCGCATTTGCTTCGACCGTAGGAAGTGGATAATGAGGTAGGTACCACCAAGatagacgaagatgaagaagaagaattgatcGCTTTGCGTCCGTAAACAGATGCAGCAGAGAGACAATCTTGAGATGACGGAGGACGAACGGCGGCGATAATCGCCGGTGACAGAGCGTAACCACTAGTCATCTGCGTCTGAGCcggaaaaaaacaatttttttatgaaagtgagagtaaaaccaaaaaagattaaTTGATTTAGCGCCTCATCTATTTATATAAGATGCTTAATTTAATTAAGGTGATTACTAATTATTTGCTTTTCGGATTAGTTTTGGATAATAAAGGTGACGCGTGTCAGACATAAGACAATGTAAGGGATGAGGAACTTGTGGCTTCAGTTAAAGAATCCAACACTGTAAATAATATCTTTGAGATTATTTCCAGATATTATTATTGGCAGCATttcataaaacacaaaaaaaaaaaaactatatattaacttttatatatCAACAATAGTACCAAAATCAATAAAGTCAattgaaagataaaagaaaaaagagagaggtaGGACTTAGGAGTAATGGCTTTGTGTGGAGTCCCGGGTTTCATTTGTGGAATTTATGATTATCCATTGTTGCTATTAGGATAAGGATTTGGAGTAGCTTTCTTTCACCATTGTCTTAACATATAGCTCTCCTGCTCTGTATGAAGATCTTACCTGCAAAGaagtatatataaccaaattaatatAAGCACATTCCTGGTTCTTCAATGTTCTCAGATATTTTTTGATAGAAAGAGATGGTAAGAGCTAGTTCGTGGCTTTACCAGTGGACCACTTGCAACATAGCGGAATCCTATTGATTCTCCGTATGTTTTCCAGAAATCAAACTTCTCAGGTGTGACATACTCTTTCACAGTCAGATGCAATAGAGTTGGCTGCATTGTATAACAAAAGAAAGGTTTTTTTAATCAtcgatgttctttggaatttgAGCT is from Camelina sativa cultivar DH55 chromosome 20, Cs, whole genome shotgun sequence and encodes:
- the LOC104769051 gene encoding ferredoxin-thioredoxin reductase, variable chain, chloroplastic-like — protein: MTSGYALSPAIIAAVRPPSSQDCLSAASVYGRKAINSSSSSSSILVVPTSLSTSYGRSKCAFSISRKNPKSKIRCDTAVKSAASVDADADLSSSTTSLEEKEEDEKAKEKIGARVRVTAPLKVYHVVRVPEVELMGMEGFIKDYVVLWKGKRISANLPFKVQFVKEIEGRGPVKFFTHLKEDEFELIDS